A genomic stretch from Chiloscyllium plagiosum isolate BGI_BamShark_2017 chromosome 45, ASM401019v2, whole genome shotgun sequence includes:
- the LOC122543905 gene encoding gastrula zinc finger protein XlCGF26.1-like, giving the protein MEKPWKCENCGKGFRYPSRLEYHRRSHSGANTVEKRWKCEDCGKGFDYPCLLETHQRIHSGVRPFICCVCGKGFTNSSSLMLHQQTHSDERPFICSVCGKGFAKSANLMLHQRIHTGERPFNCMYCGKRFRQSSALSAHQRIHTGEKPFTCSVCGKAFAQSSSLQSHQQMHNRKRLISDTCCRKKLLKSSANPMSYQQEKTGQRPFTCSICGKGFTQSASLMSHQRIHTKQMPFSCTHCGKRFRSSSNLSAHQRIHTGEKPFICCVCRKRFTQSSNLVVHQRIHTGERPFICTECGMGFTRSASLILHQRIHTEEKPFSCTHCGKSFRQSSTLTEHQHTHTGERPFICSECGKGFTRSARLMSHQRIHNGEKPFSCTHCGKGFSQTSDLTAHQRIHTGEKPFICSVCSKGFTHSSGLWSHKRVHTGEKPFICTVCGKGFTHSSGLSSHKRVHTGEKTFICSVCGKGYIHASGLWSHKQVHTGEKPFVCPICGKGFTLYSSLWSHKQIHAEEKQFSCVACGKKFGSASYLNVHKRVHTGERPFTCSTCGKGFTRSSNLLRHQRVYKHLQRLDSTDIAVANHSSDNF; this is encoded by the coding sequence ATGGAGAAACCTTGGAAATGTGAGAACtgtgggaagggcttcagatacccatccaggcTGGAATATCATCGACGCAGTCACAGTGGGGCTAATACTGTGGAAAAACGATGGAAATGTGAGGATTGCGGAAAAGGCTTTGATTATCCCTGTCTGCTAGAAACCCATCAACGCATTCACAGTGGGGTCAGGCCATTTATCTGCTGTGTGTGTGGAAAAGGATTTACAAACTCATCCAGCCTCATGTTACACCAGCAAACTCACAGTGATGAGAGGCCGTTCATTTGttcagtgtgtgggaaggggtttGCTAAGTCAGCGAACCTCATGTTACATCAgcgaattcacactggggagaggccattcaactGCATGTACTGTGGAAAGAGGTTCAGGCAGTCATCCGCCCTCTCTGcacaccagcgaattcacactggggagaagccattcacctgctcagtatGTGGGAAGGCATTTGCTCAGTCATCCAGTCTCCAGTCACACCAGCAAATGCACAACAGGAAGAGACTAATCAGTGACACTTGCTGCAGAAAAAAGTTGTTGAAGTCTTCAGCTAACCCTATGTCATACCAGCAAGAAAAAACTGGacagagaccattcacctgctccatatgtgggaagggatttactcagTCAGCCAGCCTCATGTCACACCAGAGAATTCACACCAAACAGATGCCATTCAGTTGTACTCACTGTGGGAAGAGATTCAGATCTTCATCCAACCTCAGTGcacaccagcgaattcacactggggagaagccattcatctGCTGTGTGTGTCGTAagagattcactcagtcatccaacCTGGTGGtacaccagcgaattcacactggagagagaccattcaTCTGCACTGAGTGTGGAATGGGATTCACTCGGTCAGCAAGCCTCATATTgcaccagcgaattcacactgAGGAGAAGCCATTCAGCTGCACTCACTGTGGAAAAAGTTTCAGGCAGTCATCCACCCTCACTgaacaccaacacacacacactggagagagaccattcatatgctctgaatgtgggaagggattcactcgtTCAGCCCGCCTCATGTCACACCAGCGAATTCACAATGGAGAGAAGCCATTCAGCTGCACTCACTGTGGAAAGGGATTCAGCCAGACTTCCGACCTGACTGCACATCAGCGGATTCACACTGGGGAAAAGCCATTTATCTGTTCTGTGTGCAGCAAAGGATTCACTCATTCATCTGGCCTTTGGTCACacaagcgagttcacactggggagaagccattcatttGCACTGTGTGTGGCAAAGGATTTACTCATTCATCTGGCCTTTCATCACacaagcgagttcacactggagaaaagacattcatctgctctgtgtgtggcAAAGGATACATTCATGCATCTGGCCTTTGGTCACACAAGcaagttcacactggagagaagccaTTTGTCTGCCCCatttgtgggaagggattcactcttTATTCCAGCCTTTGGTCACACAAACAAATTCATGCTGAGGAGAAGCAATTTAGCTGTGTTGCTTGTGGAAAGAAGTTTGGGTCTGCATCCTATCTCAATGTACACAAGCGTGTTCACactggggaaaggccattcacctgctccacaTGTGGAAAAGGATTCACTCGGTCATCCAATTTGCTGAGACATCAGCGAGTTTATAAGCATCTGCAGCGTTTGGATTCAACTGATATTGCTGTTGCAAATCACAGCAGTGATAATTTTTGA